One segment of Methanolinea sp. DNA contains the following:
- a CDS encoding rubredoxin, producing the protein MKKMKPYRCEACGYIYDPARGEPKNGIPPGTAFEDLPSSYTCPVCGKAKIGKSAFTALEAPTGRYRCVVCGYIYDPERGEPKNGIKPGTAFEDLPDTYTCPVCGVYAKVGKTAFVATD; encoded by the coding sequence ATGAAAAAGATGAAACCCTACAGGTGCGAAGCGTGCGGTTATATCTACGATCCGGCGCGGGGTGAACCGAAGAACGGGATCCCGCCGGGAACGGCGTTCGAGGATCTCCCGAGCAGCTACACGTGCCCGGTCTGCGGGAAGGCAAAGATCGGGAAGAGTGCGTTCACCGCGCTGGAAGCGCCGACGGGGCGGTACCGCTGCGTCGTGTGCGGGTACATCTACGACCCGGAGAGGGGCGAGCCGAAGAACGGGATAAAGCCCGGGACGGCCTTCGAGGACCTGCCCGACACGTACACCTGTCCCGTCTGCGGCGTCTACGCGAAGGTCGGGAAGACCGCCTTCGTGGCCACGGATTAA
- a CDS encoding 30S ribosomal protein S8e, with translation MLWQGRSVRKYTGARYHQRLVKRRREIGSAPTDSHIGKDRRVVVRTTGGNVKVRTMRAEYANVADPATGTVRRVRIETVEENVANPNYVRRNLLTKGAIVRTEIGRARIVSRPGQEGVINAVLLK, from the coding sequence ATGCTCTGGCAGGGGAGGTCAGTGAGGAAGTACACGGGCGCGCGGTACCACCAGCGGCTCGTGAAGAGGAGGAGGGAGATCGGTTCTGCGCCGACAGATAGCCACATCGGGAAGGACCGGCGCGTCGTCGTGAGGACGACGGGCGGCAACGTGAAAGTGAGGACGATGCGCGCGGAGTACGCGAACGTCGCAGACCCGGCGACGGGGACCGTCCGGCGCGTGCGCATCGAGACGGTGGAGGAGAACGTCGCGAACCCCAACTACGTCCGCCGCAACCTCCTCACGAAGGGCGCGATCGTGAGGACCGAGATAGGCCGCGCGCGGATCGTGAGCAGGCCGGGGCAGGAAGGCGTGATCAACGCCGTCCTCCTGAAGTGA